The genomic stretch TAGCATAGCATGCCAAAACAATTAAACAACCGAATTGCATTACGAGGATAATGTTCAGTAAATGCTTGAGAGATACCGATGCGAGAGAGATTTTCAGACTAGTAGGAGAAGCCTTCCGTAATGATTGAATTGCGACAGTAACCCATTCACCAGCCACACTTGGAGCTTCTTGTTCCTGACATGATAGGTACCAAATTTAGCAGAAAAAAAACACATAAGCCCACAAAAGCCACAATTAATTCCATAGAAACTCACAAGAGCGGATATGATTTCTTCGACTGTTCTTTTGGAGAAGCATTTGTTGACGATTTCCAGCCTTGGAGCacaaaaacgaaaaaagaaaggaAGTGGCAAAGAGGAATCAGGAGATAATTGGTCAGAGCATCAATGGATCATGCATGCATCTCATAGTAAAACAGTTATCTGAGAAATCAGAATAATTCCATGCAGTATATGACCTAAACTGCACACAAACATGGACTTTGGCACTTCGGCTAGCATCTACTATGGGCCTTAGgaccaaattttaaaaataacaaAAGCAAAGCTTAAACAATCTATCTGGGCAGCGTTATCTTACATCATTTCGAACAGAATGTTAGGGAACATCATGGACATACAAGCTAACCGATTGCAAAGCCACAGAGCCGCTAAAGATACAAGCAGCTTCATATCTTTTGACCAATACAGCCACACAATATGAGTAAGATAATACGTAAGCTTGTGtgaaatttttcttgacataTTGCCAAAatatgtcagggaattctcaTGTATGCATGGGAAAGAGCAGGAGTAAAACAGTTTCTCTTTTCTTCATCAATAGTATAAAGTACACTTGCCCTCTCACCTATTCAGAGCACTACTTCCTTTCAGGGATGGCTGTTGTGAAAATTGATCAATAATTTCACATATAGCAAATGGATCAGAAGCGTCCACCTTTTTAAGTGATTCTTCAAGCAACGACATCCTCTGGAAAAAATGTACTAGGAATTAGAGTAATGCTAGCACACACTGAAAAGATGTAGGTCAACTGATATTAAGTATTTGTAGATGGTAGATCAACAATGCACCGAGCATTGCTCAAATTTCAAAGGACGTAAGAAACAAGCACATAGTGATGCACAAAGCACTAAATTTAAATTATTAGCAAACCTACATTCAAATGGACAAAATGAGTTGCCAGGCCACATGCAAGCATTTCCGCACCATCCAATCTTGCACCAGTAAGACCAACATATTCTCCTGGATAAAGACGTCATTGACAATTTAGAGAAAAATTGTCTCCCAAGATAGTTCTCCAATCAACTAAATAGGGTGTATAGCCAATTGACCATTGATCCCTAATATTGAACAGACATTCAGAACTTTGGAAACATATATTTCCACAACCATTCAGCATGAGGATTTAAATTTTATTCTTTATGTGATAAACTGATAATACTCCCATTGCTACGTGAACCATATGTCTTTCATAATTGGGATTTTACACATAGTAAACACCATTGTTAAAAATAAAATAAGCACATGGTCCACTAAAAATTGTTAGAGAGCATTCAGGGATGCATAACTGCCCATGGATGTGAATAATATCCAGCACCATTCAACAGAGTTATTTTAAGGGTGACCTATGAAAATTACTCGGCAGGGGAAAGTAAAATCAACGCAGAGCAAATTGGTACAGACATGTGTGAAAAAATCATTTGAATAACAAAGGTGTGAGAAAAAATTCACCATAGAACCCAGGTAGTCTAGAAAGAAAATAAGAAGCCCCTATGTCCGGAAAGAGTCCTAATGCGGTTTCTGGCATTGCGAAAAcctgcataaaaattcaaaatagatCAACACACATTTTTGTACATGGAAGCGTGCTAGTTATCCATAAAATGCACAAAGCAAAATAGCACACATACTCCTAAGTATAAAACTAGCACTAACAGAGACAGAGCACAATAGCAGGCAAGCTGATTACAATCTCCATAATATATTATCTGACATGTAGGCATTGTGGTGCAACACCAGCACCAGTAGACAGTATAGCATATGAGTGTACATGCATATAGTACCATCATAAAATAAAATTGAGAGACTGAACTCAAATAACATAATATGCCATCATTACATAAAAACTCAACACAATGTGCGAGAACCCCAAATAAGCAGATCTGAAGCTGCCTCGTGACACTCCAACTACAGCCCCAATTAACAGATGTAACTATATAAGCAACAAGCGAAGCAAAATTCCATTTGAGTTTGATCCATAGAATATACCGTGTTCTCTGTGGCAACCCGAAACCTTCCGTGTATAGAAACACCAGCACCTCCACCCATGACAATTCCAGTAAGCAGAGAAACCTACAATTGAATGTTGTAGCATTTAGTAGTGACAAGAATGATTACATGGAGAATGACTTTCGAAGGATGCAGCTCACCTGTGGTTTGCTATAAGTTGCAATGATATAGTTTAACAAAAATTCAGTACGGAAAAAATCAGCACCATATTTCCAGCTATCTGGTTTCAGAGAACATAGTAAAGTTAATCAAATGTCTGGCTTAACGATAAATAAATATATATGCTAAATGTTATTGGTTTGAATTTGTATTGGACAAATAAAGGTGACAGATGTCAAAGCAAAAAAGCTGAAAGTAATCAGCTTTAGATAGTCGGATATTATTGATACAAGCTTAAGCAGAAAGTACCCTTATTTACAGACTGGGCAACTTCAGCAACATCACCTCCAGCACAAAATGCTCTTCCATTCCCCTAAAAAAGTGAAGATTGAATCCCATGAGAAACATGGATAAGGGGAAACTATATTGATCTCAGAGAGCTAACATAAGGATTgcaggaaataaaaacagaatgAGCACAAATACCAATAGCAACAGAAAATAAAGATCATCCCGAGTACTAAATGTGAAAATTGTTACAAGAAGCCAATAATTCATGCTTCAAATCAGCAAGGAGTATGAATGGAAAAATGACTGCAAGGTGCCGCAACAAATATCAGGAGCGCCATAATTGTTTTACTAGAGTCAACAATTCAAACCAGCGAGTAGTGGCAGCTCTACACACAGGTTAGGATGCCAACTGTTTAA from Lolium rigidum isolate FL_2022 chromosome 4, APGP_CSIRO_Lrig_0.1, whole genome shotgun sequence encodes the following:
- the LOC124706320 gene encoding 3-hydroxyisobutyryl-CoA hydrolase 1-like — encoded protein: MASPATADSDQVLVEANGSTRTLILNRPRQLNALSSAMVTGLMKCFTSYEEDNAVKLLIVKGNGRAFCAGGDVAEVAQSVNKDSWKYGADFFRTEFLLNYIIATYSKPQVSLLTGIVMGGGAGVSIHGRFRVATENTVFAMPETALGLFPDIGASYFLSRLPGFYGEYVGLTGARLDGAEMLACGLATHFVHLNRMSLLEESLKKVDASDPFAICEIIDQFSQQPSLKGSSALNRLEIVNKCFSKRTVEEIISALEQEAPSVAGEWVTVAIQSLRKASPTSLKISLASIREGRLQTVGECLRREYRMVCHVMRGDFSRDFFEGCRAILVDKDRNPKWMPPSLGQVHDGVVEKYFSKVDDPHWEDLNLPPRLSHGRRIAPKL